One window of the Trifolium pratense cultivar HEN17-A07 linkage group LG2, ARS_RC_1.1, whole genome shotgun sequence genome contains the following:
- the LOC123906846 gene encoding paired amphipathic helix protein Sin3-like 6 has protein sequence MMDLNDAMQFVYKVKSRFQLTRDRHFYARFLDIFIKYRNGENTAADVYREVTLILEGHDDLIDELRMFLPYTANVV, from the exons ATGATGGATCTTAATGATGCTATGCAATTTGTGTACAAGGTGAAG AGTCGATTTCAGCTTACTCGTGATCGTCATTTTTATGCACGGTTTCTAGACATATTTATAAAGTATAGAAATGGAGAAAATACTGCTGCTGATGTCTATCGAGAG GTTACTTTAATTTTGGAAGGCCATGATGATCTCATTGATGAGTTAAGAATGTTTTTGCCGTACACGGCTAACGTTGTATGA